The Deltaproteobacteria bacterium nucleotide sequence ATGGTGAGCAGAGTGTGATTGATGGTTCCCAGACTGGGTCGCGCCACCACCAAAACCGGATAGCCCATCTCCTTCATCAGGTCCGACACCATGAAACTGTCGGACAGAGGAACCAGCACACCTCCCACGCCTTCCACGATGAGGAATTCGTCCCGTTCAAGCAGGCGCTTCCACGCGTTTCGAATCACGTCCGGGTCCACATCGCATCCTTCCATGAGGGCGGCCGTGAGAGGCGCCATCGGCCTTCTGAATCGAAGCGGACAGCGATCCTCGGACGCGTCGAGAGAAGCCATTCGCGCCACAAAGGCCAGGTCCTCCGGAATAGCGTCGCGGTCCGGAACGCCCGTTGCCAGGGCTTTCATGTAGCCGACGGAAATGCCGCGTTGCTTCAGGGCCGCGGCCAAAAGCGCGGACACAAATGTTTTACCCACGCCCGTGTCGGTGCCGGTGATAAACAACCCTTTACGTCTCATGTTCATATCAGTCCACATAGTATCTCGATTTCTTCCCAACGAGCCGCTTCCGGGCTCGAGGTTTTTCCTGCGTGAGACGGCGTGTGGCGGTTTGTCATCTCCCGCCGACAATGACCGGATTCCTGTGATGACACGACGTCGAGCCACGCCTGATGCGGCAGCCTATGTGCCTTAAATTGTTGGGTTTCGCGTTGCTCACCCCAACCTACGGATGACTCCCGACGCGTTTCATCCCTGGGAGCGCCGGGCTTGCCAAGGCGTAGCTCTGCGAAGCCTGGCCCCAGCTCGGCCCAGTTGTTGGGTTAGCGAGCGAAGCGAGGGTAACCCAACAGGCGCTATGACACGATGTTGATCGGCCTATGTGCCTGGAATTGTTGGGTTTCGCGTTGCTCAACCCAACCTACGAATGACCCCCGACCCGTTTCATACCTTCCGGGGGCGCCGTTGGGGCGACCATGGCGGCCGTAACCCAACACCTCTTATTCACAGCACGCGGCCCGGTCCCGGCAAACAGACCCTCCGTTCGGCGACGCGTTCCAGACAGCGTGTGATACGGTGTCCCACAGCTTCGTCCAGGGCGGCCAGGAGCGCTTCAACATGGGAAAGTTCGTGGGCCGCGGAGACGCTGATACGCAATCTGCTGGCGCCCTCGGGCACGGTGGGAGGGCGAATCGCCGGTATGAAAATGCCGCGTTCCCACAAGAACGCGCTCAGGTCCAGGGCCGCTTCTTCCGCCCCCACCAAAACCGGCACAATAGGGGTCGGGACGTCGGGAACGGTATATCCCAATGTTTGAAGACCGGAGCGCAGGGCTTCTTCGAGCATTCGGAGATGCGTCCGTCTCTCCGGCTGCTCGTCCACGATTCGTAACGCTTCCCGGTTGGCGGCCAAGGTTGCCGGAGGCAAGCCGGTGGAATAGATGAGGGTGCGGGCCTGATTGACCAGGTAATCCCGGACCGGATGAGTTCCCGCGATAAATCCGCCCAGTCCTCCGAGCGCTTTGCTGAACGTTCCCATATGGACGATATTCGCGGATTGGACACCCAACTCCTCGACAGCTCCCCGACCGCGGGGCCCCAACACACCGGTCCCGTGCGCATCGTCCACCAGAAGCAGAGCGTCGTATCGCTCGCAGCAGCGGGTTAGCTCGACCAGAGGCGCGAGATCCCCATCCATGCTGAACACGCCGTCCGTGACCACGAGAATCTTGCCTTCCCCGCTTCGCGTCTTCAGCAGATGTTCGACGGCGTCCACGTCCCGATGGGGATAGACGGCCACACGGGCACGGCTCAAACGGCAGGCGTCAACAATGCTGGCATGGTTCAATGCGTCGCTCAGGATCAGGTCTCCGTCACCTGCGAAGGCGGGAATGGTCCCCAAATGCGCGGCGTAACCGGTCGAGAAGACCAAGGCCGCTTCCGTGCCTTTGAACGTTGCCAGCTCGGCTTCGAGATCCTCGTAAAGGGACAGATTGCCGGAAACCAGACGCGAGGCTCCGGCGCCGGTTCCCCATTTCTCCAGGGCTTGGCGCGCCGCTGCCTTCAGTTGCGGGTCACCGGCCAGTCCCAGATAGTCGTTCGAGCAGAACAGCAGCACTTCCCGGCCCGAGACCGTCGTCCTCGCCCCTATGCCCGATTCTATGCATCTGGGGGACCTGTGCAGGCGCCGGTTTTTGAGCGACTGAAGGGTATCACGGAAATGAGCTTGCCAGGTCTCGCTCAAAACGTTCTCTCCGTCAGTTCGACGATGGAGGATTCGACGGCGGTCAGCAGAGTCCGGATTTCATCCGGGCGTATGCTCAACGGGGGCATCAGAACCAGCACGTCTCCCAACGGCCGAATGATGGCTCCGTATTTCCTGCACGCCATCGAGACTCGATGTCCCATCCGCTGTTCGATGGGGAACGGTTTCCTGGTCTTCTTGTCCTCGACCAGTTCTATGCCCATCATCAACCCCGCCTGGCGCACGTTGCCCACCTGAGCGTGGGCGGCCAGCCGTTCGAGTCCTTTCTCGAACGCCTCGATCTTGGGTGGAAGATGCTCGATCACATTTTCCCGTTCGAAAATATCGAGGGAAGCCAGGGCCGCCGCGCATGCAAGGGGGTTGCCCGTATACGTGTGGCCATGGAAAAAGGTTTTGAAATCGGTGTACTCGCCCCGGAACGCGTTGAAGATCTTTTCCGTGGTAAGGGTGGCCGCCAGAGGCAAATATCCGCCGGTGATCCCTTTTCCCACGGTCATGATATCCGGACAGACGCCTTCGTGCTCGCACGCGAACATGGTTCCGGTGCGACCGAATCCGGTGGCGACTTCGTCCGTGATGAACAATACATCGTACCGCCGGCACAGTTCTCGGGCGCGGGCGAGATACCCTTTCGGCGCGACTCGAATGCCCCCCGCGCCCTGCACCAGAGGTTCCATGATCATGGCCGCGATGTCTTCATGATGATTTTC carries:
- the bioD gene encoding dethiobiotin synthase, coding for MRRKGLFITGTDTGVGKTFVSALLAAALKQRGISVGYMKALATGVPDRDAIPEDLAFVARMASLDASEDRCPLRFRRPMAPLTAALMEGCDVDPDVIRNAWKRLLERDEFLIVEGVGGVLVPLSDSFMVSDLMKEMGYPVLVVARPSLGTINHTLLTIEALRRRFIPVIGFVTSGAIDPGDEAAATSPAVIEDFSGGVPFLGHVSFCDDPAEAFPELVPDMEAVVKALNL
- the bioF gene encoding 8-amino-7-oxononanoate synthase, giving the protein MSETWQAHFRDTLQSLKNRRLHRSPRCIESGIGARTTVSGREVLLFCSNDYLGLAGDPQLKAAARQALEKWGTGAGASRLVSGNLSLYEDLEAELATFKGTEAALVFSTGYAAHLGTIPAFAGDGDLILSDALNHASIVDACRLSRARVAVYPHRDVDAVEHLLKTRSGEGKILVVTDGVFSMDGDLAPLVELTRCCERYDALLLVDDAHGTGVLGPRGRGAVEELGVQSANIVHMGTFSKALGGLGGFIAGTHPVRDYLVNQARTLIYSTGLPPATLAANREALRIVDEQPERRTHLRMLEEALRSGLQTLGYTVPDVPTPIVPVLVGAEEAALDLSAFLWERGIFIPAIRPPTVPEGASRLRISVSAAHELSHVEALLAALDEAVGHRITRCLERVAERRVCLPGPGRVL
- the bioA gene encoding adenosylmethionine--8-amino-7-oxononanoate transaminase; translated protein: MDLGSVWHPFTQMLEWERDRPLFIERAEGNCLIDTEGKRYIDGVSSLWANVHGHGRRQINERIIEQLGRVSHTTMLGLSHPSAAILADRLVRIAPKGLDRVFYSESGSTAVEIALKIAYQYWRNLGADSSAKKSFLCLREGYHGDTLGAVSVGGIDLFHAVYKPLLFRPYISPSPHCYRCELDLEPGSCGMACSDRVEEILENHHEDIAAMIMEPLVQGAGGIRVAPKGYLARARELCRRYDVLFITDEVATGFGRTGTMFACEHEGVCPDIMTVGKGITGGYLPLAATLTTEKIFNAFRGEYTDFKTFFHGHTYTGNPLACAAALASLDIFERENVIEHLPPKIEAFEKGLERLAAHAQVGNVRQAGLMMGIELVEDKKTRKPFPIEQRMGHRVSMACRKYGAIIRPLGDVLVLMPPLSIRPDEIRTLLTAVESSIVELTERTF